Proteins from a genomic interval of Molothrus ater isolate BHLD 08-10-18 breed brown headed cowbird chromosome 10, BPBGC_Mater_1.1, whole genome shotgun sequence:
- the ING5 gene encoding inhibitor of growth protein 5 isoform X1 — translation MATAMYLEHYLDSIENLPCELQRNFQLMRELDQRTEDKKAEIDSLAAAYIESVKNMVPEERVEHLRKIQSAYSKCKEYSDDKVQLAMQTYEMVDKHIRRLDADLARFEADLKDKLEGSDFETPASRSLKKGRSQKDKRSSRGRGRRTSEEDTPKKKKLKGGSEFADTILSVHPSDVLDMPVDPNEPTYCLCHQVSYGEMIGCDNPDCPIEWFHFACVDLTTKPKGKWFCPRCVQERKKKK, via the exons ATGGCGACTGCCATGTACCTGGAGCACTACCTGGACA GTATTGAGAATCTGCCGTGCGAGCTGCAGAGGAACTTCCAGCTGATGCGGGAGCTGGATCAGAGGACGGAAG acaAGAAAGCAGAGATtgacagcctggcagcagcataCATTGAGTCTGTGAAGAACATGGTACCTGAGGAGAGGGTGGAGCACCTGAGGAAGATCCAGAGTGCCTACAGCAAGTGCAAGGAGTACAGTGATGACAAAGTGCAGCTGGCCATGCAGACCTATGAGATG GTGGATAAGCACATCCGCCGGCTGGATGCGGACCTGGCGCGCTTTGAAGCTGATCTCAAAGATAAACTGGAAGGCAGCGACTTTGAAACCCCTGCATCCAGGAGCCTGAAAA aGGGACGAAgtcagaaagacaaaagaagcTCTCGTGGTCGAGGCAGGAGAACATCTGAAGAAGATacaccaaagaaaaagaagctcaAAGGAGG GTCTGAGTTTGCTGATACCATCCTGTCAGTGCATCCCTCAGATGTCCTGGACATGCCAGTGGATCCCAACGAGCCCACCTACTGCCTGTGTCACCAGGTGTCCTATGGAGAGATGATTGGCTGTGACAACCCAGAT TGCCCAATCGAGTGGTTCCACTTTGCATGTGTGGACCTGACCACCAAACCAAAAGGGAAATG GTTTTGTCCTCGTTGTgttcaggaaagaaagaaaaagaagtaa
- the ING5 gene encoding inhibitor of growth protein 5 isoform X2: MRELDQRTEDKKAEIDSLAAAYIESVKNMVPEERVEHLRKIQSAYSKCKEYSDDKVQLAMQTYEMVDKHIRRLDADLARFEADLKDKLEGSDFETPASRSLKKGRSQKDKRSSRGRGRRTSEEDTPKKKKLKGGSEFADTILSVHPSDVLDMPVDPNEPTYCLCHQVSYGEMIGCDNPDCPIEWFHFACVDLTTKPKGKWFCPRCVQERKKKK, translated from the exons ATGCGGGAGCTGGATCAGAGGACGGAAG acaAGAAAGCAGAGATtgacagcctggcagcagcataCATTGAGTCTGTGAAGAACATGGTACCTGAGGAGAGGGTGGAGCACCTGAGGAAGATCCAGAGTGCCTACAGCAAGTGCAAGGAGTACAGTGATGACAAAGTGCAGCTGGCCATGCAGACCTATGAGATG GTGGATAAGCACATCCGCCGGCTGGATGCGGACCTGGCGCGCTTTGAAGCTGATCTCAAAGATAAACTGGAAGGCAGCGACTTTGAAACCCCTGCATCCAGGAGCCTGAAAA aGGGACGAAgtcagaaagacaaaagaagcTCTCGTGGTCGAGGCAGGAGAACATCTGAAGAAGATacaccaaagaaaaagaagctcaAAGGAGG GTCTGAGTTTGCTGATACCATCCTGTCAGTGCATCCCTCAGATGTCCTGGACATGCCAGTGGATCCCAACGAGCCCACCTACTGCCTGTGTCACCAGGTGTCCTATGGAGAGATGATTGGCTGTGACAACCCAGAT TGCCCAATCGAGTGGTTCCACTTTGCATGTGTGGACCTGACCACCAAACCAAAAGGGAAATG GTTTTGTCCTCGTTGTgttcaggaaagaaagaaaaagaagtaa
- the ATG4B gene encoding cysteine protease ATG4B: MDAATLTYDTLRFEYEDFPETKEPVWILGRKYSVFTEKEEILLDVTSRLWFTYRKNFPAIGGTGPTSDTGWGCMLRCGQMIFAQALVCRHLGRDWRWIKGKRQMDNYFNVLNAFIDKKDSYYSIHQIAQMGVGEGKSIGQWYGPNTVAQVLKKLATFDTWSSLAVHIAMDNTVVMEEIRRLCQSNVPCAGAAACPALDSDVLYNGCPEDLGLRGRLPLWKPLVLLIPLRLGLTEINEAYIETLKHCFMMPQSLGVIGGKPNSAHYFIGYVGEELIYLDPHTTQPAVEPGDSGCLPDESFHCQHPPCRMSIAELDPSIAVGFFCNTEADFNDWCQQIKKLSLVRGALPMFELVERQPSHFSNPDVLNLTPDSSDADRLERFFDSEDEDFEILSL, encoded by the exons ctACGCTTACCTACGACACCCTCAGGTTTGAGTATGAAGACTTCCCTGAGACCAAAGAACCTGTTTGGATCCTTGGCAGGAAATACAGTGTTTTTACAG agaaggaagagatCCTGCTGGATGTGACCTCTAGGCTTTGGTTCACCTACAGAAAGAACTTCCCTGCTATTG GAGGAACGGGTCCCACCTCTGACACGGGCTGGGGCTGCATGCTGCGCTGTGGCCAGATGATCTTTGCTCAGGCCTTGGTCTGCAGGCATTTGGGAAGAG ACTGGAGGTGGATAAAAGGGAAGAGGCAGATGGATAATTACTTCAACGTTCTTAATGCCTTCATTGACAAAAAAGACAGCTACTACTCCATTCACCAGATAg cccagatgGGAGTCGGGGAGGGAAAATCCATAGGCCAGTGGTACGGCCCGAACACGGTGGCACAGGTGCTCAA AAAACTTGCAACTTTTGATACCTGGAGTTCCCTGGCAGTACACATAGCCATGGACAACACAGTGGTGATGGAAGAAATCC GGAGGCTGTGCCAGTCCAATGTGCcatgtgctggagctgcagcatgcCCTGCCCTGGACTCAGATGTGCTCTACAATGGGTGCCCAGAGGACCTGGGGCTCAGAGGGAGGCTCCCCCTGTGGAAACCACTGGTGCTGCTGATACCTCTCCGCCTCGGGCTCACAGAGATCAATGAAGCCTACATTGAAACACTAAAG cactgcttcATGATGCCCCAGTCCCTGGGAGTGATCGGAGGGAAGCCAAACAGTGCTCACTACTTCATTGGCTATGTAG GTGAGGAGCTCATTTACCTGGACCCCCACACCACGCAGCCGGCGGTGGAGCCCGGTGACAGCGGCTGCCTCCCCGACGAGAGCTTCCACTGCCAGCACCCCCCGTGCAGGATGAGCATCGCCGAGCTCGACCCCTCCATCGCCGTG ggctTTTTCTGCAACACAGAGGCAGACTTTAATGACTGGTGCCAACAAATCAAAAAG ctgtCCCTGGTCAGAGGAGCGCTGCCCATGTTCGAGCTGGTGGAGCGCCAGCCCTCCCACTTCTCCAACCCCGACGTCCTGAATCTCACACCAG ACTCCTCTGATGCCGACAGATTGGAAAGGTTCTTTGACTCGGAAGATGAAGACTTTGAAATCCTGTCCCTTTGA
- the DTYMK gene encoding thymidylate kinase isoform X1, translating into MAARRGALIALEGVDRAGKSTQGRRLVEALREAGHPADLLRFPDRTTEIGQLISSYLGREKNLEDHTIHLLFSANRWEHVPMMKEKLQQGITVVVDRYAFSGVAFTSAKGNFGLDWCKQPDVGLPKPDLILFLQLNPEAAAERGNFGQERYETSSFQKKVLQCFYSLMEDKTLNWKTVDASKSIEDLHREIKSIAKETMQEVQNKPLGELWK; encoded by the exons ATGGCGGCACGGCGCGGGGCGCTGATCGCGCTGGAGGGCGTGGATCGGGCTGGGAAGAGCACGCAGGGCCGGCGGCTCGTGGAGGCCCTCCGGGAGGCCGGGCACCCCGCCGACCTCCTCCGCTTCCCGG ACAGAACGACAGAGATTGGGCAGCTGATCAGCTCCTacctgggcagggagaagaaCCTGGAGGACCACACCATCCACCTGCTCTTCTCTGCCAACCGCTGGGAGCACGT ACCGATGAtgaaggagaagctgcagcaggggatCACGGTGGTGGTTGACAGATATGCCTTCTCTGGAGTGGCCTTCACGAGTGCCAAAGGG AACTTTGGCCTGGACTGGTGCAAACAGCCTGATGTTGGGCTCCCAAAGCCAGACCTGATCCTGTTCCTCCAGTTAAacccagaagcagcagcagaacgAGGCAACTTTGGACAGGAACGTTATGAGACCAGCTCCTTCCAAAAGAAAGTTCTTCAGTGCTTCTATTCCCTCATGGAGGACAAGACCCTCAACTGGAAG ACGGTGGATGCTTCAAAGAGCATTGAAGACTTGCACAGAGAAATCAAGTCCATTGCAAAGGAAACTATGCAGGAGGTTCAGAATAAACCTTTGGGAGAACTCTGGAAATGA
- the DTYMK gene encoding thymidylate kinase isoform X2 produces MDRAPLPQPVTDRTTEIGQLISSYLGREKNLEDHTIHLLFSANRWEHVPMMKEKLQQGITVVVDRYAFSGVAFTSAKGNFGLDWCKQPDVGLPKPDLILFLQLNPEAAAERGNFGQERYETSSFQKKVLQCFYSLMEDKTLNWKTVDASKSIEDLHREIKSIAKETMQEVQNKPLGELWK; encoded by the exons ATGGACCgagctcctctcccccagcctgtcACAG ACAGAACGACAGAGATTGGGCAGCTGATCAGCTCCTacctgggcagggagaagaaCCTGGAGGACCACACCATCCACCTGCTCTTCTCTGCCAACCGCTGGGAGCACGT ACCGATGAtgaaggagaagctgcagcaggggatCACGGTGGTGGTTGACAGATATGCCTTCTCTGGAGTGGCCTTCACGAGTGCCAAAGGG AACTTTGGCCTGGACTGGTGCAAACAGCCTGATGTTGGGCTCCCAAAGCCAGACCTGATCCTGTTCCTCCAGTTAAacccagaagcagcagcagaacgAGGCAACTTTGGACAGGAACGTTATGAGACCAGCTCCTTCCAAAAGAAAGTTCTTCAGTGCTTCTATTCCCTCATGGAGGACAAGACCCTCAACTGGAAG ACGGTGGATGCTTCAAAGAGCATTGAAGACTTGCACAGAGAAATCAAGTCCATTGCAAAGGAAACTATGCAGGAGGTTCAGAATAAACCTTTGGGAGAACTCTGGAAATGA